The Musa acuminata AAA Group cultivar baxijiao chromosome BXJ3-6, Cavendish_Baxijiao_AAA, whole genome shotgun sequence region TTACGTTCGTTCTGTATGATTACTCTATAAGGTTCTTGTTTCCTTGAATGATTTTGATTGCCGGTGTTTGGAATTGGTAGGAACTGCATCATTTCTTTAGATGATTCGGGGTCCCTTTTCATGATCTGCTGTCATCGTCTGCGGTTCTCGCTTTCGAACGATAAAAGCTGTGATTCAACATTTGTAAGTCGTGGATCGGTTAAAGCCTTTGCCATTAACGAAGGTGTTCTTGTCCCTTTCTCAAATGACCAACAGAGGTGGCATCCGGATAAGTGCTTGGCTTCGGGAAATGCTCAAATCGTGGGGGAAGCCAAGGAGAAGTTTCAGGAGATCCAGAAAGCCTACTCTGGTTtgttcctcttctcctcttcttctccttccaacTGCCCTGTTCTGTTTGAGCTTATACTGTACCACGAACCTTCCATTTCAGAAACAATTTGCAATGCTAGATACTATATTAATAAGCAGCAATTCTCTCTGTAGCGGAATTAGAAAACATATCGTGGTTTTATTCCATAAAAAAAAAGACATTTTTGTGGTTCATTGTGCTTCGATTTTGAGCAGTTCTCTCAGACTCCAATAAGAGATTCCTGTACGATGTGGGAGTCTACGACAACGATGATGACAATGACGAAAACGTATGTCCTCATTGGTAACGGTAGTCGGTACACATGTTCTATAGTCTACTCACTGTAACTAATGgtgttcttcttggtattttctcACAATTGATAACTCTGCAGGGTATGGGAGACTTTATAGGGGAGATGTTGGAGATGATGAGCCAAACGGAACCCAATGTAAGACTAATTTTCTTGCCATTTGAATTCTCTGATCCTTTCTGTGCTCTTTGGCTAATTGGTCTATTAACGTGCAGGAGAACAGCCAAGATAGCTTCCAGGAGCTGCAGGAGCTGTTTGTGGAGATGTTCCAGGACGACCTGGATGCCGGATTTGGTGGTTCCATCTTCCACGATTGCCCCTGGGCTCAACCGACCAATGGCCAAGATTGCTGGACTTCATCGGGACTGCACTTTGCTAATGGAAGGAGTAAGTGTGGCAACAAGCGGGGCAACTCAGCTGTGAACTTGGGAAAGGTCAATCTTGAAGAGTTGGAACATGGTACCAGCGACTTCTATTTTGGGGTGAGTCACTGACTCATGGGGTCTCATCTTTTCCTTATAATCCCTCATGAGCTGGAACTGAATTGTTTTGTGTGCTAATAAGCTATGTAAAATCTAGTTGATGTCAACTATTAAGTAAGTCTTCACCCATGTATGGCAAAGTAATTAAAGCATACATATGCCATCCTATGGTCATGATCCAGTTGACCTTAAGATATCAGTGATTGTAGGTCGACtgtaaacaaaaaatatatggaCGTAGCTGGACAAGGATAAGGTATCGTATAAAAACTGAAATGAGAATCTGATGCAATTATATTTAATGTATCATATGAGGATTGAAGGTTCGCTGCATGATCTGACCATGACTTGtcataagtaggaactgattttATGAGGCTGGCCATGACTTGTGATAGGTAGGAACTGATTTTGCTTTATACATAAGATGCACTTTATTAGATGGCGTAACATGATTAATCTATGATGTAACCATGGTATATGAATGTATACCATTTCAATATTTAGGTAGGAGTGGCTTCCATGAAGAACTATCAACCTGAGTGATGGATCTGATTTGAATTATTTCCAGAAGCAAATTAAGCTGTTTTATATGCTTGTTCACCCTACTCTCTGATGTGGCATTATTACTGTACTTTTAACAATGATTCAATTTTGAGTAAGAAAAGGGTGGCATGTATTACAAGGCTATCCACTAATGCATCCGACAAAAAGTGGTTTTGGGAGGGTCAATATTTGCAACCATACCAAGAAATTGTTAAGCTGTTTCCATGACTTGACCCTAGCAGTTCATAAAGGAGAAATCCTGCTGTGACAATGAGACTCGTTTCTAATGGACTGAACCAATAGAGTAGAATGTATCGCTTTATGTGATCTATTTAAATTTCATTCCATGGCAttttattttctgaaataatGCTCAACTTTACTAGTTAACAATACTCCTGATTACTGCTTTATAATTTTTCATGATTTGTGCTGGCAGCTAAATGATGCAGCACAGCCATCACAAGGGAAAGGAGGCAGTAATAACAAGAGAAGGAATGGAAGAAAGCAAAAGGTTTCATCCAATCATGATGTCTCATCCTGAGAGATCTCAGTTTAGAGCTTCTAGTTCACACCCCATGTTTCCTTTTGTTTAGTTATTTGTCAAATTTTCCTATTCTCATGCTTTTAACTCCCGAATTGCAAACCATGACTCTTTGCCCGGGACCTTTCGGCTGCAGGGTAGTGACCTAGTTTCTCAATTGTATGCACTCTGATTGGTAGCTGTTTGAAATAGGATAAGTTGGTGCTTGGTTCAAGATGTTCAATAATTTCCTACTGTTAACCCTGTTGTATTTTCTTGGTATAAGGTTCTCTATATGCTTAGTGCCAAAAACAAAACTACAGAGACACAGTCATCAGTAGTGTGCCTTCTTGAACAGTTACTTACTATGTTGATTTAATTTGCTTTACTCTAAAATGACATACAACTAAGGCTTTATAATGTTAGGTAGCTGTGCACATGCTATATCGAAATTATGTTTTGATGTTCCTTTAATGATCTGGCTTTGGTGTTTAGACTATAAGCATTCAGataaaaatattgatatattaTTTAGAGTTGTATAGCTCTGTTACAGATGTGTGCAAAGGTAAAATAAGTAGCTTTCAGGATATGTTAGTTAAAGAAGAGCATAATTGATTGTTCATGACATACCTGTTATGTATGAGTAATGAGATTTTGGAGTCTGGTCTCTTACAGGAACATTTTGACAGGATGATGTGAAGTGCATTATTTAGGCACAGGCTGTGATTTAGATGAGTAACTATCACAGGATATGATTGAAGGCATATcacaaatgagaaataatgtaaACTAGACATCAGAAGGAATTAAGGAAGAATGACACGAAAAGATACAAAATATATATTCTGAGGAATCATTAGATAAAGATTGCATACCTCCTGCTGTGTCCTGATTCGGAATTAGCCGACAGCTTATAGGAGCTTCCATTGAAGGTGTTTTCTAGGCTCATATTAGCTGACAGTGCTGTCATGTCTCATGGTCCACAGAACATGCAAGTCTCCATGGCTGTGGTGGATGAACTGGGACTGAACATTTGAAAGATGATGGTATGAATCTGTATGATTGGAGTCAGTAAGTCTCTGATACTGGCTGAACCTTTGTGGGCACAGTTCCACAGAGATCCTTGGCCTGAAATATTGCAAAGTCTTGAAGGCTTTGTGGTGCCCCAATCTTTGCAATGGCAACTTTTTCTCATCTTTCGTGGGAAAGTGACAATACTTTGTTTGTTAGTATGAAATTGGCCTCCTTGTTGGTCCTTTTACCTTCATCTTCATCTTGAAGAAGCTCCTAATTGTTACAATGACACAGGAGCAAACTAAGGTGCATGAATCCACCTTCAATATATCCTGCTCTGTAGGTTTTCTGGGGGCTCCAACCCAATGCCACCATGATCTGTGCCTCTGATTGGCTGACATTGTTTggctgtcatcatcatcatcttgtgaAAGGCTGCTTGTCGTACTGCACTCAGCTAATTCTTTCACATAAAGTATTAGCAGAGGCTCCACCACAAACTAGAGGTTAAAGAGCATCAGATGCATGAACTGAATGTATGTGAGGCTAGAAAACTTTTTGAGGCTAGATATGCTTTTGTTGGGACATGAATTTTGATAAATTCAATGAATATGATTGTAGGAAATTATAAAGAACACAAGCTCTTATTATAATCTAGTTGTTTGCATAACTCACTTATAATATCTTgatgaaattaaaaattttatcttatagatatttaaggttttaattttttaataataataataatatcataagtCTCAATTATCTGAGAtcagttatataaattttttattatcattgagatctgtaaaagATTAGGTTATATGTTTAGTTAAACTCAGAttacttaaaattttattgatagtttctattatttttttagatttttttt contains the following coding sequences:
- the LOC135640418 gene encoding uncharacterized protein LOC135640418 yields the protein MAAEEDKSGDFYAVLGLRKECSETELRNAYKKLAMRWHPDKCLASGNAQIVGEAKEKFQEIQKAYSVLSDSNKRFLYDVGVYDNDDDNDENGMGDFIGEMLEMMSQTEPNENSQDSFQELQELFVEMFQDDLDAGFGGSIFHDCPWAQPTNGQDCWTSSGLHFANGRSKCGNKRGNSAVNLGKVNLEELEHGTSDFYFGLNDAAQPSQGKGGSNNKRRNGRKQKVSSNHDVSS